The genomic window GTGGCACGCCAGCTTCCTAGCCTGGGCGCATGACAACCTGGCCCGCCATCGCTCGGTTACGCCGCTGGCTCTCGACGATCCGCGCAAAAACCGCGATCTGCTGCGGGCGCTCAGCGCGATTGCCCGCCTCACCCAGCCGACGCTTGAGCGGACGCTGAGCGTGCGGCTCTTCAACGATAGCAAGCGGCTGGAGGCGCTCCGTCCGGCGATCGTCAATGTTTTGCGCCACCACACCCCCGACGCCGCCAGCTACGGCGATGATACCCGCGCGCTGCTGGCCGCGCACTACCTCGATCGCGTGCCGGAGTATGTGCCCGTGGCCGGGCCGCTGACGCTCCAGCACCGCGCGCAGCCGATCGACCTCGCGCCGTTCGTGCCCAGCATTGCGCTATCGGCGGCGATGCTGTCAGCGGCAGCGGTGCTCTCGTGTAAAGCCACGGCGATCGTCACGGTCGAGAATGCCACGAGCTTTAGCGAGCTGGCTGCATTGCGACCCGATCACGTCCTGGCGCTGTACAGCGGCGGCTTTGCGACGCCCACGCTGATCGCGCTCCTACGGCAGATTCGAGCCGCCGCGCCCGACGTGCCGTGCTACCACTGGGGCGACTGTGACGCGGGCGGTCTGCGCATCCTGGCCCATCTCCGCGCGCGGCTTGGCCCGGTCGCGCCGCTGATGATGGACGCGGCGACATTCGAGGCATATCAGGCCCACGCGCAGCCGCTGACCGCACAGGATCGGGCTACGCTCACGATATTGCGCGCCAATCCCGGCCTCGATGATTGCTCTGCGCTGATCGATCGGCTGCTGATGACCGATCGTAAGCTGGAGCAGGAG from Herpetosiphonaceae bacterium includes these protein-coding regions:
- a CDS encoding Wadjet anti-phage system protein JetD domain-containing protein, producing MSPELEPVARALLHTLLDRFEQPERRTVVRVRLSAKEHPRYFATDDSTPRRETNVALEALARDGVLTLHWARWERGNWLEAVDLVPEHAALLYARLKRTPRDAQAETLESLLAFETAHAEWHASFLAWAHDNLARHRSVTPLALDDPRKNRDLLRALSAIARLTQPTLERTLSVRLFNDSKRLEALRPAIVNVLRHHTPDAASYGDDTRALLAAHYLDRVPEYVPVAGPLTLQHRAQPIDLAPFVPSIALSAAMLSAAAVLSCKATAIVTVENATSFSELAALRPDHVLALYSGGFATPTLIALLRQIRAAAPDVPCYHWGDCDAGGLRILAHLRARLGPVAPLMMDAATFEAYQAHAQPLTAQDRATLTILRANPGLDDCSALIDRLLMTDRKLEQEAVSAAAALEHLSTRLRISAVSF